Proteins from one Hyperolius riggenbachi isolate aHypRig1 chromosome 4, aHypRig1.pri, whole genome shotgun sequence genomic window:
- the LOC137504656 gene encoding taste receptor type 2 member 39-like: MSDARALIFEIIAGAELFSGLLVNAFISAVNLHDWWINRKLKPYDKIVVHLGFCRIFLSFCVLFRILNRLFELNAYLGSAQRCVFRVFQLALDYASLWFGMWLCTLYYIKIVIFKCRLLVWVKLSIPQLVLPIVFTTYVLSLFFGFLFSYVIRETSDVMDAVYLPVNKSVDGNLSYMIPSYFFGHFLPFILVSISTSLLIHAICHHIRHIKNNSNSFKSPRLDAHLAAIRSAVLLQLVTTLNLVATIFFRFDFYGQFETNMSFLFIASFPTLHSMVVIACNSKLKRALWRALPCLKGHVTVEKSSASQQTESKRETVRKQK; encoded by the coding sequence ATGTCTGATGCAAGAGCTTTGATTTTTGAAATAATCGCAGGTGCTGAACTCTTTTCTGGATTACTTGTAAACGCCTTTATATCAGCTGTCAACCTTCACGACTGGTGGATTAACAGAAAACTAAAGCCTTATGATAAGATTGTGGTGCATCTTGGATTTTGTAGAATCTTTCTTTCATTTTGTGTTCTCTTCCGGATTCTTAATCGACTCTTTGAGCTGAATGCTTATCTTGGTAGTGCACAAAGATGTGTTTTTCGTGTTTTCCAGTTAGCTTTGGACTATGCCAGCCTTTGGTTTGGTATGTGGCTTTGCACCCTCTATTACATAAAGATTGTTATCTTTAAATGCCGCCTCCTTGTCTGGGTAAAATTAAGTATTCCACAACTGGTACTACCGATAGTCTTCACAACATACGTTCTTTCATTATTTTTTGGATTCTTGTTTTCTTACGTTATTCGAGAAACCTCAGATGTCATGGATGCTGTCTATCTGCCGGTAAACAAAAGTGTTGATGGCAATTTAAGTTATATGATTCCGTCCTATTTTTTTGGCCACTTTTTGCCTTTTATATTGGTCAGTATTTCAACTTCACTTTTGATTCATGCAATCTGCCATCACATACGACATATCAAAAACAATTCAAATAGTTTCAAAAGTCCACGTTTGGATGCTCACCTAGCTGCAATTCGTTCAGCTGTCTTATTGCAGTTAGTGACCACTTTAAACTTAGTGGCCACCATTTTTTTCCGGTTTGACTTCTATGGACAGTTTGAAACCAACATGAGTTTTTTGTTTATAGCTTCCTTTCCAACGTTGCATTCTATGGTCGTCATCGCATGTAACTCAAAGCTGAAAAGAGCATTATGGAGAGCTCTGCCTTGTTTAAAGGGGCACGTTACAGTAGAAAAGTCTTCTGCAAGTCAACAAACAGAAAGCAAAAGAGAGACTGTTAGAAAGCAAAAATAA